The Spirochaetota bacterium genome has a segment encoding these proteins:
- a CDS encoding iron-sulfur cluster assembly accessory protein, which translates to MLDVTDRAIKEFKKIIAESNANGSGIRVFASGGGCCGPSFGLDISDKGNGDDILVEKDGLKIYIDPTVSDILADATIDYIDYGPRKGFTILGLQQSGCC; encoded by the coding sequence ATGTTGGATGTAACTGATCGTGCAATAAAAGAATTCAAGAAAATCATAGCGGAATCCAACGCCAACGGCTCGGGAATACGGGTTTTCGCGTCCGGTGGCGGATGCTGCGGGCCATCATTTGGCCTGGATATATCTGATAAGGGAAATGGAGATGACATATTGGTGGAGAAGGACGGTTTGAAGATATACATCGATCCAACCGTGTCAGACATACTTGCTGATGCTACAATTGACTACATCGATTATGGACCACGCAAAGGTTTCACCATTCTCGGATTACAGCAATCGGGCTGTTGCTGA
- the arsD gene encoding arsenite efflux transporter metallochaperone ArsD — MQFLHKVEIYDPPMCCPTGLCGPAIDPALLKINDAILALKKQGVMVERFSLRSDYMAIKEKTLVMALIHKEGIKSLPITVINGKIFKSGEYPSYEDICKELNIEPLKSNKPMTLQVG, encoded by the coding sequence ATGCAGTTTTTACACAAAGTTGAAATTTACGATCCGCCCATGTGCTGTCCTACGGGCCTCTGTGGTCCGGCAATAGATCCAGCACTTTTGAAAATCAACGACGCCATACTCGCGCTAAAAAAACAGGGGGTCATGGTTGAGCGGTTTAGCCTCAGGAGCGACTACATGGCCATTAAGGAAAAGACCCTCGTTATGGCGCTCATTCATAAAGAAGGAATAAAATCTCTTCCAATTACAGTGATAAACGGGAAGATTTTTAAATCAGGAGAGTATCCATCTTACGAGGATATTTGCAAAGAGCTCAATATCGAGCCATTAAAATCAAATAAACCGATGACTCTTCAAGTCGGATAA
- a CDS encoding metalloregulator ArsR/SmtB family transcription factor translates to MLLKTMSIDKIFKALSDKSRLRIMNILFQSELCVCEIEGILGLSQTNVSRHLIKLHQTGILDSRKEAQWVYYRINQDFIKEHPDLVRYLKKTFKNNDAFHFDSNNLLEMKSKVSCGLSLKC, encoded by the coding sequence ATGCTATTAAAAACAATGAGTATAGACAAGATTTTCAAAGCTCTATCTGACAAAAGCAGGCTCCGAATAATGAACATTCTCTTCCAGAGTGAGCTTTGCGTCTGCGAAATAGAAGGTATCCTTGGCTTATCACAGACGAACGTGTCCCGTCATCTCATCAAGTTGCATCAAACGGGAATCCTTGATTCAAGAAAAGAAGCACAATGGGTCTATTACCGTATAAACCAAGATTTTATCAAGGAACATCCAGATCTTGTCAGGTATCTCAAAAAAACTTTCAAAAATAATGATGCTTTTCATTTTGATTCAAACAATCTTTTAGAAATGAAAAGTAAAGTATCATGCGGTTTATCGCTTAAATGCTGA